One window of Streptomyces sp. NBC_00273 genomic DNA carries:
- a CDS encoding antibiotic biosynthesis monooxygenase, whose amino-acid sequence MAIINTSEHTVPADNGEVNLLIARQVEPGHEETFEAWAHGILETAAGFPDHLGYGLFRPAAEGGPWFLVHRFRNQAAFQRWQDSPERAQWFANCLGHHHTEIARRELHGMETWFAKPGTTRPAPPRWKMAISSGLAIFPISLVGNAVLGPYLVDLHFVLRTAAFAVVFSTLMTYLAMPAVSRLLRPWLTRG is encoded by the coding sequence ATGGCCATCATCAACACGAGCGAGCACACCGTCCCCGCCGACAACGGGGAGGTGAACCTGCTCATCGCACGGCAGGTGGAGCCCGGCCACGAGGAGACCTTCGAGGCTTGGGCCCACGGCATCCTGGAGACGGCCGCGGGCTTCCCGGACCACCTCGGGTACGGGCTCTTCCGGCCGGCGGCGGAGGGCGGGCCGTGGTTCCTGGTCCACCGCTTCCGCAACCAGGCCGCGTTCCAGCGCTGGCAGGACTCCCCTGAGCGGGCGCAGTGGTTCGCCAACTGCCTGGGCCACCACCACACGGAGATAGCCCGTCGGGAACTGCACGGCATGGAGACCTGGTTCGCCAAGCCGGGTACGACCCGGCCCGCGCCGCCGCGGTGGAAGATGGCGATCAGCTCCGGGCTGGCCATCTTCCCGATCTCGCTGGTCGGCAACGCGGTGCTCGGGCCGTACCTGGTGGATCTGCACTTCGTGCTGCGGACGGCCGCCTTCGCCGTCGTGTTCAGCACCCTGATGACCTACCTGGCCATGCCCGCAGTCAGCAGGCTGCTGCGGCCATGGCTCACCCGGGGTTAG
- a CDS encoding PAS domain-containing protein, protein MSSRPSRGAARLAAILDALPDALLLVNANGTVVNANSIALEIMESPGTGLVGRGVLDLLPEFDSKLIPGSMRRPGEDDGGRTKPKRMIARRTDGSEFPVELTSAHLDGRDAYREPQPSYTGDELLMLVVRDLSQTVDTEAELARSQRQTEMILRAAAEGVVGTDTDGRVVLVNPAAAQILGYRATDLGNRELHGLIQHSRADGSPFPFEESPLADTLRSGRKHRVRGQVLWNKAGQPVSVDLTTSPVRDGEQLVGAVMTFTDRRPYDALAARHAQLMAVLGESLRGPLDELRGELATLAADDAGQLWPEANQLLHHLAAGYSRMTTLVDNVLGYQRLDTGRDRLTKKKVLINTVVTAGVDGAVELIGPGRAQFAVHAPTIEAEVDADRISTALAHLVADVAGVDATGKTRQGSGYSDSTIVVAAAQRGDVVRIEVRGPYEGGSPVHEPIVRGIVAAHGGVLQTVEVPGAPGGAYVLELPLGSGAGTVVLPEPAEEPPAGPATDGAGTTGGAAPGKVSGGRRGRRGVDAFLDDENTGPQPAQAAQAAQGGALALPSGRRRAGEAGDAPETGPELAQSPVNPAGLGTGRRRGRAGDGSNEAEGTGGHDGPGRPVPPQGTAMPALPPVPAVPPVPVTEHPAGRRRALGPAGPAQPGGPVPATGLGPAPAPAPARPIAPEGGFALPAGPTPAPAAADSDAPGGRRGRRVLGAPGAEPEAATAAAAAAAQPDESAENPTGRRRALAGAPAWPVPAARTAPEDGETSGQVAVPGARRPQDAPAEGQAAQPISVRALGTLGQGISVDPGGSGAASGSEATSGSGRRRRLAEPAPQGRAFAIGAPEAGADEGPEPLDGPGGAVEVVNRPAPRPVDDELPPEPLDNPRRLLVWPAPDVQTQQALSDRGYRPVIVNSREEVDAQIAAFPAALFVDPLTGPITRTALQSLRQAAVAAEVPVLVTAGLGHATREAAYGADPAVLLKALAPRDSEQHPSRVLLIEERDEIATALTAALERRGMQVARAGADTDAVELATRMRPNLVVMDLMQVRRRRAGIVDWLRANGQLNRTPLVVYTATGIDPAELPRLASGESVLFLAERSTTADVQGRIVDLLAKIGTN, encoded by the coding sequence GTGAGCAGCAGGCCATCCCGAGGCGCTGCTCGCCTCGCAGCAATACTCGATGCCCTTCCGGACGCGCTGTTGCTCGTCAACGCCAACGGCACGGTCGTCAACGCCAATTCGATCGCGCTCGAGATCATGGAGAGCCCCGGCACCGGGCTCGTCGGCCGGGGCGTGCTCGACCTCCTGCCCGAGTTCGACTCCAAGCTGATCCCCGGCTCCATGCGCCGGCCCGGCGAGGACGACGGCGGCCGCACGAAGCCCAAGCGGATGATCGCGCGCCGTACCGACGGCTCCGAGTTCCCCGTCGAGCTCACCAGCGCCCATCTCGACGGACGCGACGCCTACCGCGAGCCGCAACCCTCGTACACGGGTGACGAGCTGCTGATGCTCGTGGTCCGTGACCTCTCGCAGACCGTGGACACCGAGGCCGAGCTGGCCCGGTCGCAGCGGCAGACCGAGATGATCCTGCGCGCCGCAGCCGAGGGTGTCGTGGGCACCGACACCGACGGACGGGTGGTGCTGGTCAACCCGGCCGCCGCCCAGATCCTCGGCTACCGCGCCACCGACCTCGGCAACCGCGAACTGCACGGCCTCATCCAGCACTCCCGCGCCGACGGCTCTCCCTTCCCCTTCGAGGAGTCCCCGCTCGCCGACACGCTGCGCAGCGGGCGCAAGCACCGCGTCCGCGGGCAGGTGCTGTGGAACAAGGCCGGACAGCCGGTCTCCGTCGACCTGACCACCTCGCCCGTACGGGACGGGGAACAGCTCGTCGGCGCCGTCATGACCTTCACCGACCGGCGGCCCTACGACGCCCTCGCCGCGCGGCACGCACAGCTGATGGCCGTCCTCGGCGAGTCCCTGCGGGGGCCGCTGGACGAGTTGCGCGGTGAGCTGGCGACGCTGGCCGCCGACGACGCCGGACAGCTGTGGCCCGAGGCCAACCAGCTGCTGCACCACCTGGCCGCCGGGTACTCACGGATGACCACGCTGGTGGACAACGTCCTCGGCTACCAGCGCCTGGACACCGGCCGGGACCGGCTCACGAAGAAGAAGGTCCTGATCAACACCGTCGTCACGGCGGGCGTCGACGGGGCCGTCGAGCTGATCGGTCCGGGCCGCGCGCAGTTCGCCGTCCACGCGCCGACCATCGAGGCGGAGGTGGACGCGGACCGGATCTCGACCGCACTCGCCCACCTGGTCGCGGACGTGGCCGGGGTGGACGCGACCGGCAAGACCCGCCAGGGCAGCGGCTACAGCGACTCGACGATCGTGGTGGCCGCCGCGCAGCGCGGCGATGTCGTACGGATCGAGGTGCGCGGGCCGTACGAGGGCGGGAGCCCGGTCCACGAGCCGATCGTGCGGGGGATCGTGGCCGCGCACGGCGGCGTGCTGCAGACGGTGGAGGTTCCGGGCGCGCCCGGCGGGGCGTACGTGCTGGAGCTCCCGCTCGGCTCGGGTGCCGGAACGGTGGTCCTGCCGGAGCCGGCGGAGGAGCCCCCGGCCGGTCCGGCCACGGACGGCGCGGGGACGACCGGGGGCGCGGCTCCCGGCAAGGTCTCCGGCGGCCGGCGTGGCCGGCGCGGCGTGGACGCCTTCCTGGACGACGAGAACACCGGCCCCCAGCCGGCTCAGGCCGCACAGGCCGCACAGGGTGGCGCGCTGGCGCTGCCGTCCGGGCGGCGGCGCGCGGGCGAGGCCGGCGACGCTCCCGAGACGGGCCCCGAACTCGCTCAGTCCCCGGTGAACCCGGCGGGACTCGGCACCGGGCGCAGGCGCGGCCGGGCCGGTGACGGCAGCAACGAGGCCGAAGGCACCGGCGGGCACGACGGCCCCGGGCGGCCCGTGCCCCCGCAGGGCACCGCCATGCCCGCGCTCCCGCCCGTCCCCGCGGTGCCCCCGGTTCCGGTGACCGAGCATCCTGCCGGGCGGCGCCGGGCACTGGGCCCGGCCGGTCCGGCGCAGCCCGGCGGCCCCGTCCCCGCGACCGGGCTCGGGCCTGCCCCCGCTCCCGCTCCCGCGCGGCCCATCGCCCCCGAGGGCGGCTTCGCACTGCCCGCCGGCCCGACACCGGCTCCCGCCGCGGCCGACTCCGACGCCCCGGGCGGGCGGCGCGGTCGCCGGGTGCTGGGCGCCCCGGGCGCCGAGCCCGAGGCCGCCACCGCCGCCGCGGCCGCCGCCGCGCAGCCCGACGAGTCCGCCGAGAACCCGACCGGGCGGCGCCGCGCGCTGGCCGGCGCTCCGGCGTGGCCGGTTCCGGCGGCCCGTACCGCTCCCGAGGACGGCGAGACCTCCGGCCAGGTCGCGGTCCCCGGTGCGCGTCGGCCGCAGGACGCCCCGGCGGAGGGCCAGGCCGCGCAGCCGATCAGCGTGCGCGCTCTCGGCACCCTCGGCCAGGGCATTTCCGTCGACCCGGGCGGCTCCGGCGCGGCCTCCGGGTCTGAGGCCACTTCCGGTTCCGGCCGCCGTCGCCGGCTCGCCGAGCCCGCCCCGCAGGGCCGTGCCTTCGCGATAGGGGCGCCCGAGGCCGGCGCCGACGAGGGCCCCGAGCCGCTGGACGGCCCGGGAGGCGCCGTCGAGGTCGTCAACCGCCCCGCGCCGCGTCCCGTGGACGACGAGCTGCCGCCGGAGCCGCTGGACAACCCGCGTCGGCTCCTGGTGTGGCCCGCGCCCGACGTGCAGACGCAGCAGGCGCTGAGCGACCGCGGCTACCGGCCGGTGATCGTGAACTCCCGCGAGGAGGTGGACGCGCAGATCGCCGCGTTCCCCGCCGCGCTGTTCGTCGACCCGCTGACCGGGCCGATCACCCGGACGGCCTTGCAGTCCCTGCGCCAGGCCGCGGTGGCCGCGGAGGTCCCCGTACTGGTCACGGCCGGGCTGGGGCATGCCACGCGCGAAGCGGCGTACGGCGCCGACCCCGCCGTGCTGCTGAAGGCACTGGCACCGCGCGACAGCGAACAGCACCCCTCCCGGGTGCTGCTGATCGAGGAGCGCGACGAGATCGCGACCGCGCTGACCGCCGCCCTGGAGCGGCGCGGCATGCAGGTCGCACGGGCGGGTGCCGACACCGACGCCGTGGAACTTGCGACGCGGATGCGGCCCAACCTGGTGGTCATGGACCTGATGCAGGTGCGCCGTCGGCGGGCCGGGATCGTGGACTGGCTGCGCGCCAACGGGCAGCTGAACCGCACCCCTCTGGTCGTCTACACCGCGACCGGCATCGACCCGGCCGAACTGCCGCGGCTCGCCTCCGGCGAGAGCGTCCTCTTCCTCGCGGAACGGTCCACCACGGCGGACGTCCAGGGCCGCATCGTGGACCTCCTGGCCAAGATCGGCACCAACTAG
- a CDS encoding SSI family serine proteinase inhibitor: MLRLAAFAVTSALAASVAGPLPPLPLGQLLATPDRLTIAMADTGNRRLDREYRLECGPAGGDHPEAEGACARLDQFAREGRDPFAPISKRQICSMQYGGPATARITGTWNGYKVDATFRRTNGCEIRRWDELEPLLPSGRS, from the coding sequence ATGCTGCGTCTCGCCGCCTTCGCCGTCACCTCCGCCCTGGCCGCCTCGGTGGCCGGGCCGTTGCCCCCGCTCCCGCTGGGCCAGCTGCTGGCGACGCCCGACCGCCTCACCATCGCCATGGCAGACACCGGAAACCGCCGTTTGGACCGGGAGTACCGGCTCGAATGCGGCCCCGCCGGCGGCGACCACCCGGAGGCGGAAGGGGCCTGCGCCCGGCTGGATCAGTTCGCCCGCGAGGGGAGGGACCCCTTCGCCCCCATCTCCAAGCGGCAGATCTGCAGCATGCAGTACGGGGGCCCGGCCACCGCCCGAATCACCGGTACCTGGAACGGCTACAAGGTGGACGCCACGTTTCGGCGGACCAACGGATGCGAAATCCGCCGCTGGGACGAGTTGGAACCTCTGCTTCCGAGTGGGCGTTCCTGA
- a CDS encoding tyrosine-type recombinase/integrase — MPWSQRKCGVLKYARTHRLYALWQLLISTKLRRGEVLELTWSDVDLVDGQLRVRRTLQRIRQELIFGTPKTARSIRTVSLPKRCVEALLARQPSGLIFTTSTGRAIDPRSMNRMLTILCGNAKVRWVRVHDCATHAAHCCLHRSSTLTRSWRRSGTARSR; from the coding sequence ATCCCCTGGTCGCAACGGAAGTGCGGAGTCCTGAAGTACGCCCGGACTCACCGTCTGTACGCGCTGTGGCAGCTGCTGATCTCGACCAAGCTGCGGCGCGGGGAAGTCCTGGAACTCACCTGGTCGGACGTCGACCTGGTGGACGGGCAGCTCAGGGTCCGGCGCACCCTCCAGCGAATCCGGCAAGAGCTGATCTTCGGCACGCCGAAGACGGCGCGCTCCATCCGTACCGTGTCTCTCCCCAAGCGGTGCGTGGAGGCGTTGCTCGCCCGCCAGCCAAGCGGACTGATCTTCACGACGTCGACCGGTCGTGCCATCGACCCCCGCAGCATGAACCGGATGCTCACGATCTTGTGTGGCAATGCCAAGGTCCGCTGGGTCCGCGTGCACGACTGCGCCACACATGCCGCTCATTGCTGCTTGCACAGGTCGTCGACGCTCACACGATCATGGAGACGCTCGGGCACAGCACGATCACGATGA
- a CDS encoding PH domain-containing protein: MGLFGNAHTVDPVSAQRDYARLLGQGEQVHAAYLLIRDTILFTDRRLVLVDKQGITGKKVEYHSIPYRSITHFSVETAGHFDLDAELKIWISGSSAPIEKTFTKGVDIYEVQAILTQFVAR; encoded by the coding sequence ATGGGACTGTTCGGGAATGCGCACACCGTCGACCCCGTGTCGGCGCAGCGGGACTACGCGCGGCTGCTGGGGCAGGGGGAGCAGGTCCACGCCGCGTACCTGCTGATCCGGGACACGATCCTGTTCACCGACCGGCGGCTGGTGCTCGTCGACAAGCAGGGGATCACGGGGAAGAAGGTGGAGTACCACTCCATCCCGTACCGGAGCATCACGCACTTCTCCGTCGAGACCGCCGGGCACTTCGATCTCGACGCCGAGCTCAAGATATGGATATCCGGCAGCTCGGCGCCGATCGAGAAGACCTTCACCAAGGGCGTCGACATCTACGAGGTGCAGGCGATCCTGACCCAGTTCGTCGCCCGGTAG
- a CDS encoding SMP-30/gluconolactonase/LRE family protein translates to MSAIADLALYEILDERFQTGRCANGDARLDRLHDDCRWAEGPLYLPAWRQLVWSDIPNDRMLRWDEATGAVSVFRSPAGHSNGNTLDREGRLITCEQGNRRVTRTEPDGSLTVIADRIDGKRLNSPNDAVVRSDGSIWFSDPDFGITSDYEGHRAPSEIGACNLYRADPSTGEVRTVADGFLGPNGLVFSPDESELYAADSRAGHIRAFKVADDGTLTDDRVFAACPGVDNIRFDDEGRLWAAAMENGVQCYAADGTLIGRLRVPEPVSNIAFGGPKNNRLFITATTSLYSLVMSVTGLPRVL, encoded by the coding sequence ATGTCTGCCATAGCCGACCTCGCCTTGTACGAGATTCTGGACGAGCGCTTCCAGACCGGCCGCTGCGCCAACGGCGACGCCCGGCTGGATCGGCTCCACGACGACTGTCGCTGGGCGGAGGGCCCGCTCTACCTGCCCGCCTGGCGGCAACTGGTGTGGAGCGACATCCCCAACGACCGGATGCTGCGCTGGGACGAGGCGACCGGCGCGGTCTCCGTCTTCCGCTCCCCGGCCGGCCACTCCAACGGCAACACCCTGGACCGCGAAGGCCGCCTGATCACCTGTGAACAAGGCAACCGGCGCGTCACCCGCACCGAACCCGACGGCAGCCTGACCGTGATCGCCGACCGCATCGACGGCAAGCGGCTCAACAGCCCGAACGACGCGGTCGTCCGCTCGGACGGCTCCATCTGGTTCTCCGACCCGGACTTCGGCATCACCAGCGACTACGAGGGCCACCGCGCACCCAGCGAGATCGGCGCCTGCAACCTCTACCGGGCCGACCCCTCGACGGGCGAGGTCCGGACCGTCGCCGACGGCTTCCTCGGCCCCAACGGCCTGGTCTTCTCCCCCGACGAGAGCGAGCTGTACGCCGCGGACAGCCGGGCCGGCCACATCCGCGCCTTCAAAGTTGCCGACGACGGCACCCTCACCGACGACCGCGTCTTTGCCGCCTGCCCCGGGGTCGACAACATCCGCTTCGATGACGAGGGGCGACTGTGGGCGGCCGCCATGGAGAACGGCGTCCAGTGCTACGCCGCGGACGGCACCCTGATCGGCCGCCTCCGCGTCCCCGAACCGGTCTCGAACATCGCCTTCGGCGGCCCCAAGAACAACCGCCTCTTCATCACCGCCACCACATCCCTCTACTCCCTGGTGATGTCGGTGACGGGCCTGCCCCGGGTCCTCTGA
- a CDS encoding Lrp/AsnC family transcriptional regulator: protein MDDIDRALVLRLQQDAGQSYAALGTAVGLSAGATHERVRKLRERGVIRRTTVDVDPAAVGSGVLAYVMVDSNAWMGESGADFAAIPEIQEAHIIAGSASLLVKVRTASTEQLQDVLRRLYAIDGVSGTHATVVLDTFFERPLPL from the coding sequence GTGGACGACATCGACCGTGCGCTCGTCCTGCGCCTGCAGCAGGACGCCGGCCAGTCGTACGCCGCTCTCGGCACGGCCGTCGGGCTCTCGGCGGGGGCCACCCACGAGCGGGTGCGGAAACTGCGCGAACGCGGGGTGATCCGGCGGACCACCGTCGACGTCGACCCGGCGGCCGTCGGCAGCGGAGTCCTGGCCTACGTGATGGTCGACTCCAATGCCTGGATGGGCGAGTCCGGTGCCGACTTCGCAGCGATCCCCGAGATCCAGGAGGCGCACATCATCGCGGGCAGTGCGTCCTTGCTGGTCAAGGTGCGTACGGCCTCGACCGAACAACTGCAGGACGTGCTGCGCCGCCTCTACGCCATCGACGGGGTCAGCGGTACGCACGCCACCGTCGTCCTGGACACCTTCTTCGAGCGGCCGCTCCCGCTGTGA
- a CDS encoding DUF2797 domain-containing protein — translation MTWWCTGIRWKDGRPAIGWYGEGRGERLSELAYGQRIAFAARGERHCLGVRRAGKRTPCPTADTVPGRAGNAQCPECARLDRSFSVAADTNAADPRTYRVYLAWFGPGMVKVGITAEERGSARLLEQGAVAWAWLGRGPLMATRRTEELLRAALGVPDRIAYARKRGVRAHLPTAPERAREVVELHARAAALPGWPESLERVECEVVDHAGAFGLDALPGLPGPARVLTEMVSGGSVVGRLAGAAGPDLHLADGLVVDTRLLAGWELTAPGDEAVTSVPTAPIPSASAAPAEQGGLF, via the coding sequence GTGACCTGGTGGTGCACCGGGATCCGGTGGAAGGACGGCCGCCCCGCCATCGGGTGGTACGGGGAGGGGCGCGGCGAGCGGTTGAGCGAGCTCGCGTACGGGCAGCGGATCGCCTTCGCGGCACGCGGGGAGCGGCACTGCCTCGGTGTGCGGCGGGCCGGGAAACGGACGCCCTGCCCCACCGCGGATACCGTGCCGGGCCGTGCCGGGAACGCGCAGTGCCCCGAGTGCGCCCGCCTCGACCGGTCGTTCTCCGTGGCGGCCGACACCAACGCCGCTGATCCGCGCACCTATCGGGTCTACCTGGCCTGGTTCGGTCCCGGCATGGTCAAGGTCGGGATCACGGCCGAGGAGCGCGGCTCGGCCCGGCTGCTGGAGCAGGGGGCGGTGGCCTGGGCCTGGCTCGGGCGCGGTCCGCTGATGGCCACCCGGCGCACCGAGGAGCTGCTGCGGGCGGCGCTCGGGGTGCCCGACCGGATCGCGTACGCCCGTAAGCGCGGCGTACGGGCCCATTTGCCGACCGCGCCCGAGCGGGCCCGGGAGGTCGTCGAGCTGCACGCACGGGCGGCGGCGCTGCCCGGGTGGCCGGAGTCGCTGGAGCGGGTGGAGTGCGAAGTGGTCGACCACGCGGGGGCGTTCGGGCTGGACGCCCTGCCGGGCCTGCCCGGGCCGGCGCGGGTGCTCACCGAGATGGTGTCCGGCGGGTCCGTCGTGGGCCGGCTCGCGGGCGCGGCCGGTCCTGATCTGCACCTCGCGGACGGACTCGTGGTGGACACCCGACTGTTGGCGGGCTGGGAGCTCACCGCCCCGGGGGACGAGGCCGTGACCTCCGTCCCGACCGCGCCGATCCCGTCCGCCTCCGCGGCTCCCGCCGAGCAGGGCGGGCTGTTCTGA
- a CDS encoding antibiotic biosynthesis monooxygenase family protein translates to MSIQPVPAFEPPYVMAVFSNIRTDDDSGYPETLARMKEIVGTNPGYLGYETARTPGGLGITVAYFRDHESLTAWREDLEHQAAMKQGRSDWYESYTLHVATVERSHGFVRNG, encoded by the coding sequence ATGAGCATTCAGCCGGTACCGGCCTTCGAACCGCCTTACGTCATGGCCGTTTTCAGCAACATCCGCACCGACGACGACAGCGGATACCCCGAGACCCTCGCGCGGATGAAGGAGATCGTCGGGACGAACCCGGGATACCTCGGCTACGAGACCGCGCGTACCCCCGGAGGCCTCGGCATCACCGTCGCCTACTTCCGCGACCACGAGTCCCTCACCGCGTGGCGCGAGGACCTGGAGCACCAGGCGGCCATGAAGCAGGGCCGCTCCGACTGGTACGAGAGCTACACCCTGCACGTCGCGACCGTCGAGCGGAGTCACGGCTTTGTCCGCAACGGCTGA
- a CDS encoding amidohydrolase family protein: protein MSATAEAVRAFRERLGLPGLVDVHTHFMPERVLDKVWDYFDAVGPLTGVEWPITYRHEEEQRVALLREFGVRAFTAMLYPHKPAMAAWLNAWSADFAARTPDCLQTATFFPEEGVSAYVRQAVESGARIFKSHLQVGGYDPNDDRLDPVWGLLAEAGLPIVIHCASGPVPGKHTGPEPIARLLARHPRLPLVIAHMGMPEYTDFLDLADRYAEVRLDTTMAFTDFSEQMYGFPPGDLGRLVDLGDRILLGTDFPNIPYPYEHQLVALERLGLGDDWLRAVCHDNGARLFRLDG from the coding sequence TTGTCCGCAACGGCTGAGGCGGTCCGCGCCTTCCGTGAGCGGCTCGGGCTGCCCGGACTGGTCGACGTCCACACCCACTTCATGCCCGAGCGGGTCCTGGACAAGGTGTGGGACTACTTCGACGCGGTCGGTCCCCTGACCGGCGTCGAGTGGCCCATCACCTACCGGCACGAGGAGGAGCAGCGCGTCGCGCTCCTGCGGGAGTTCGGGGTCCGGGCCTTCACCGCCATGCTCTACCCGCACAAACCGGCGATGGCCGCCTGGCTCAACGCATGGTCCGCCGATTTCGCCGCCCGCACCCCCGACTGCCTGCAGACCGCGACCTTCTTCCCGGAGGAGGGCGTGAGCGCGTACGTCCGCCAGGCCGTCGAGTCCGGAGCCCGGATCTTCAAGTCACACCTCCAGGTCGGCGGCTACGACCCGAACGACGACCGGCTCGACCCCGTCTGGGGGCTGCTGGCCGAGGCCGGCCTCCCGATCGTGATCCACTGCGCGTCCGGCCCCGTCCCGGGCAAGCACACCGGACCCGAGCCGATCGCCCGGCTGCTGGCCCGCCATCCGAGGCTGCCGCTGGTCATTGCCCACATGGGCATGCCCGAGTACACCGATTTCCTCGACCTCGCCGACCGGTACGCCGAGGTGCGCCTGGACACCACGATGGCCTTCACCGACTTCTCCGAGCAGATGTACGGTTTCCCGCCCGGGGACCTCGGACGTCTCGTGGACCTCGGCGACCGGATCCTCCTCGGCACCGACTTCCCGAACATCCCCTACCCGTACGAGCACCAGCTCGTCGCGCTCGAACGGCTCGGCCTCGGCGACGACTGGCTGCGGGCGGTCTGCCACGACAACGGCGCCCGGCTGTTCCGCCTCGACGGCTGA
- a CDS encoding response regulator transcription factor encodes MTATTTSHASTSTNHPTALVRPDGGPCRVLVVDDEASLSELLSMALRYEGCEVRTAGDGAGAVRAAREFRPDVVILDVMLPDMDGLAVLGRLRREIPQVPVLFLTAKDSLEDRIAGLTAGGDDYVTKPFSLEEVVARLRGLVRRSGAAQAARGGSVLAVGDLRLDEDSHEVVRGGQEIHLTATEFELLRYLMRNPRRVLSKAQILDRVWSYDFGGQANVVELYISYLRRKLESGPGLPRMIHTRRGAGYLIKPGE; translated from the coding sequence ATGACTGCGACGACCACCTCCCATGCGTCCACGTCCACCAACCACCCGACGGCCCTGGTGCGGCCCGACGGCGGCCCCTGCCGGGTACTCGTCGTCGACGACGAGGCCTCGCTCTCCGAGCTGCTGTCCATGGCCCTGCGCTACGAGGGCTGCGAGGTCCGCACCGCCGGCGACGGTGCGGGCGCGGTGCGGGCGGCGCGGGAGTTCCGGCCCGACGTGGTCATCCTCGACGTCATGCTGCCCGACATGGACGGCCTGGCCGTCCTCGGGCGCCTGCGCCGGGAGATCCCCCAGGTTCCCGTGCTGTTCCTGACCGCCAAGGACTCGTTGGAGGACCGGATCGCGGGCCTCACGGCGGGCGGCGACGACTACGTCACCAAGCCCTTCAGCCTGGAGGAGGTCGTGGCCCGGCTGCGCGGCCTGGTCCGGCGCTCCGGCGCGGCGCAGGCCGCACGCGGCGGTTCGGTGCTGGCCGTCGGCGATCTGCGGCTGGACGAGGACAGCCACGAGGTGGTGCGGGGCGGCCAGGAGATCCACCTGACCGCCACCGAGTTCGAGCTGCTGCGCTACCTGATGCGCAACCCCCGCCGCGTGCTGAGCAAGGCGCAGATCCTGGACCGGGTGTGGTCCTACGACTTCGGCGGCCAGGCCAACGTGGTCGAGCTCTACATCTCCTACCTGCGCAGGAAGCTGGAGAGCGGCCCCGGTCTGCCCAGGATGATCCACACGCGCCGCGGCGCCGGTTACCTGATCAAGCCGGGAGAGTAG